Within the Medicago truncatula cultivar Jemalong A17 chromosome 4, MtrunA17r5.0-ANR, whole genome shotgun sequence genome, the region gaataacatttttaggaatataaatatgagaattttatttcaaggaatttagaaaaaatatgtttggttagctttataatattcctaggaaccataaaaataaggattataataggtaaattatttatgaatttattctcatttcaatgggaactttattcccacccttttccttgggaaattttttctattcccaggaacattttatacccgggaataaaatttagtaaacttataataaacataaacatagacatatacattcctatcattttatttccgggaatcaacaattataacttgaaacaaacacgtTTTGTCaagttatatattttgtatttgtttatctATCTCTCTATCTAATATTGTATAtcataaaataagataattctAAATAAGATAATTTCCAAATGACACACGCGATATTCATTTTAACTCCTATCTGGAGATGTGAACaaattcactatctttgtcttCATTCCCCACTTCAAGTATGGTCTTCCCATGCCTGTTCTCACGGGACTCCATCAACAATGAAAAAGTAtcaaattactattattttcaaataaattattagtaaaaattaaattttgatcagaaaacaaataaaaaaaaattaacaaattatttttcaaacgaAAAATTAAGACATTATTTTGAATATTCcgacaacaaaaaacattacaaaaaatttatacatatattgtgcaaaaatacaaataatataacatataaaataCTTGATTATACACacataaaagttattttaataAAGTTTATGAGGGCAAGGTACATGTAGGGAGAGGATTAAGATCCCATCACCGTCCCTAAACACCCCTCTGAAGGACTTTATCTTCCATCTCCATCCTTACCAGGAAACATTTTCCGCCTACGGAGCCCCAGATGGAACAATTCCTTGAGAATCACCACTTACGGATATAAATTGATATCCCTACTCCCATCTATGCacctcattttattttcaattttaataaatgattaataaaaattaaattatataaaattatttgaggaattttttaaatttaaacttattttcacGTAATCACCAAATGTTGtgctcaaataatatatatgtttttttattagaagtagtgtatataatattaattgaagggtataattgaaaaaaaagaagttattattgcattgaaaattgaaagtgacattcattttgaaacaattttttttgctaaaacgacacttatattttaaaacggaggagtacaaaataattaatattcaaattcAACTAGCTACTAAATAATATCTTTATAAGAAAGTATcttaaaaaatgtatgttttcAATTATTCTAtatgaaaaatgtaaaatacgtataattttttttatctagagaAATTGTATGTTGTTCTAAAACAATAGATATTGATTTATATCACCATAAATTTTAACTTAATACCTTTTTATCTATTatcataataattttaatataaatatatgtgtTTCATAGCTATCATCTAATGTGAttattattctttcaaaaaaaaaaataattaattagattatttttatgtaattaatttaaatatttaaattgagatgaatgtatttgatataattacatgacaaaaataataatatatttatattcttatgtttttaaaattaatttatttaaaatttctttacaTGATCATTAAACATTAATACGAGCCATCCCATGCTAATCTCACTTGCAGAAGAAGATTGAATTAGTTCTGCATAATTCTGGCAACCTAAAAGCCCATTAGGAAATTTATCCACATGACACCGACATGAAGCAACAACCTAGAAAAATCCTAACTATCAGTTTCCCTTTAACCGTCAACTAATTCCACGTGTCATGCATCTATTTGTTATCACTCATTCATTATTATCCCCTTTTTTCAGTAATCGTAACCACTATATAAAGACTCACTCAGCACCCAACTTAACATATCATAACATACCATACTACGATCAAGCCATGATGAATCGTAACAAGACTCTCATGCTGTTCTCTGTCCTTTTCCTGTTCTTTTCTGTCGACTTGGCATTCTCGACGCCAAACGACCGAGAAGATCCAATAATCCAGCAGGTGGTCGATAAGGGAGGAGCTGAGTATCAATTTAATGAATTCAAGCAAAGGTTTGGTAAGGTTTATTCCTCCAAAGATGAACATGATTATAGGTTCAATGTCTTCAAGTCTAACCTTCACCGTGCTAAGAGACATGGGATAATGGATCCTTCAGCAACTCATGGTGTTACAAGATTCTCCGATCTTACTCCGAGGGAGTTTCGTAATAGCATCTTGGGATTAAAAGGAGTAGGGTTACCGAGACATGCAAAAGCTGCACCTATTCTTTCGTCCGAGAACCTTCCTCGTGATTTTGATTGGAGAGAAAAAGGAGCGGTTACCCCGGTTAGGAATCAGGTATATATTGTTTctaattatgattattattgttgctgtaatttgtttattgttttgtttaatatttttattttggatttgtAACTATGAATTAGGGTTTCTGCGGTTCAAGTTGGAGTTTCAGTACGATTGGTGCACTCGAAGGTGCTCACTTCCTCTCTAGCGGAGAACTTGTGAGTCTTAGCGAGCAACATCATGTTGACTGTGATCACGAGTACATTCAAAAATATGGTGGGCTGATGCGAGTGGAGGACTATACTTATTATAAGACAAACACTGCACGATCGGTGGCGGCAAATTTCAGTTCTATTTCGGTTGATGACAACCAAATCGCCGCCAATCTCGTTAAACATGGACCTCTTGCTGGTCAGTAATACTCTAAACAATTTgaattgtaattattattactattattttcttataattgtcTAATTCAAATGTTCACAAATGCAGCTGCAATAAACGCGGTATACATGCAGACATACGTGGGAGGAATATCATGCCCATACATATGTACAAGGAGGCTGGATCTTGGAGTTTTGCTTGTGGGGTATGGTTCTGGAGCTGGAGCTGATatgaaggagaaggagaagccGTATTGGATCGTTAAAAACTCGTGGGGTGAGACCTGGGGAGAGAACGGATACTACAAGATTTGCAGGGGACGAAATATCTGTGGAGTGGACTCAATGGTTTCTACTGTGGCTGCTGCTCACACTAATACTCAGTGACAGTAGTATGTTTTCCATCTCATACTTGAACCAACCTTCATTTCAAGACTTGTTGGATATGATAATTCAATGGTTGGCCTTCCTATTCCTCACAACGAAGATGTCTTCCAGCACATAATGTCTCACTTGTTGAGCTCACACTATTATAGGAGACTGATGATAGTTTACTGTTTACTACATTCATTTTGAACTTGAGATATCTTATCAAATTTTAAAGACCCTACAGAGATTGGAAATGTAATTATCATAAGAATGATAAATTTTGAGAAGgcattttttgtttgatgaataataacAATGAATTTCACTTTTAAAGCAGCTCTTATGTTTACTTTTTGTTTCTATGTTAGAATGTTCACTCTTCCTTGCAGTCAGACCTTAGTATTTTGTGTGAATTATTATTTGAATACAGATAAGAAATTTAAGATTTGGAGTGTTAAAGTCCCAATCATACACGAGATAGCTTCCCTTCATAGGCAGGTGCACAATAACAATGACTTAGAATTAAGGTTAATCAATCCCTTGAATAACACATCCTCATTCTATATCAAAAGCTTATGTTTTCCTACCTTTGATGCATGGTTTATCTATAGTCCATGACTGTATCTTTTCTACTTTCTATGTTTTGTTTACTGAAATTTTAGATATACCTCTAAATTTCCAAAATTCATTGATCAGTTTGTACTTATCTGATTTTGATGCTAGTTGTTGT harbors:
- the LOC25492783 gene encoding cysteine protease RD19A; translation: MMNRNKTLMLFSVLFLFFSVDLAFSTPNDREDPIIQQVVDKGGAEYQFNEFKQRFGKVYSSKDEHDYRFNVFKSNLHRAKRHGIMDPSATHGVTRFSDLTPREFRNSILGLKGVGLPRHAKAAPILSSENLPRDFDWREKGAVTPVRNQGFCGSSWSFSTIGALEGAHFLSSGELVSLSEQHHVDCDHEYIQKYGGLMRVEDYTYYKTNTARSVAANFSSISVDDNQIAANLVKHGPLAAAINAVYMQTYVGGISCPYICTRRLDLGVLLVGYGSGAGADMKEKEKPYWIVKNSWGETWGENGYYKICRGRNICGVDSMVSTVAAAHTNTQ